Proteins found in one Oncorhynchus mykiss isolate Arlee chromosome 3, USDA_OmykA_1.1, whole genome shotgun sequence genomic segment:
- the LOC110510471 gene encoding suppressor of tumorigenicity 14 protein homolog isoform X2, whose protein sequence is MASKKKTGVIVGVLITLLVLAAVTGILIWFFVSRESAATISMKRVPAQRLYSGHMKLDNVPYNQNLEDPTSTEFNKLADDLEEILKINYKQVEFLSKYYTTSVVTAFSEGVLAYYWTQFDIPAADLEILPEFSEERVLEVLWNGIREQGKRSGQSLHISQVTASRTDPRMARNPRADFECFFRLEAGTLVQSFQSPGFPDQYPAQSRCQWQIRAPEQNAISVRFVYFHIEDDCSDDFVSIYDSLSPDESQAITHKCGQRPPSNPLDVVSSSNIMLINLVTDSAVQRPGFSAEYSIIPLTTSKSCGGVLNDAQGNFSSPHYPSFYPPALDCKWTIEVPAGKQVRVKFTMFRMKEPRVDVRVCHKDYIEVMGTKYCGELSSLALTSTTSSLVVMFHSDESFTDKGFQAQYNAYDPSNPCPNQFACGSGFCIKKELHCDGWNDCGDMSDEMNCKCEKDQFACDNGMCKPKYWVCDRVDDCGDESDEKHCSCAKNEWRCGDGTCLPQDVVCDTKTDCVDGSDEASCTVSPGTCSDFSFKCKNEACVNKVNAECDRVKDCTDESDEEGCDCGVRPYKLNRIVGGENAQLGEWPWQVSLHFQTRGHVCGASIISNRWLLSAAHCFKTISPENHVAANWQTYSGMQDQYKQDNVQRSSVKTIITHNDYNQMTYDYDIALLELSQPLEFTNTIHPICLPARSHLFPAGMSCWVTGWGTLREGGAIARLLQKAEVKIINDTVCNVVTEGQVTSRMLCSGFLSGGVDACQGDSGGPLVCFEESGMWFQAGIVSWGEGCARRNKPGVYSRVTKLRDWIRKNTGV, encoded by the exons ATGGCATCGAAGAAGAAGACTGGAGTGATAGTGGGAGTCCTCATCACTCTGCTTGTCTTGGCAGCCGTGACAGGAATCCTCATCTGGTTCTTTGTTA GCAGGGAGTCTGCGGCCACCATAAGTATGAAGCGTGTCCCAGCTCAGCGGCTGTATAGCGGGCACATGAAGCTGGACAATGTGCCCTACAACCAGAATCTGGAGGACCCCACCAGCACAGAATTCAACAAGCTGGCAGACGACCTGGAAGAGATT CTTAAGATCAACTACAAACAAGTTGAGTTCCTCTCCAAGTACTACACCACATCTGTGGTGACTGCCTTCAG tgaggGGGTGCTGGCCTACTACTGGACCCAGTTTGACATCCCGGCAGCGGACCTGGAGATACTGCCAGAGTTCTCTGAGGAGCGGGTCCTGGAGGTGCTGTGGAACGGCATCAGGGAGCAGGGCAAACGCTCCGGCCAGAGCCTCCACATCAGCCAAGTCACTGCCTCAC gCACAGACCCCAGGATGGCCAGGAACCCCAGAGCCG ATTTCGAGTGTTTCTTCCGGTTGGAGGCTGGCACTTTAGTTCAGAGCTTCCAGTCTCCAGGCTTTCCAGATCAGTACCCGGCCCAGTCCCGCTGCCAGTGGCAGatcagagccccggaacagaacGCCATCTCAGTCCGCTTCGTCTACTTCCACATAGAGGACGACTGCTCTGATGATTTTGTGTCCATCTACGACTCCCTCAGCCCGGATGAGTCCCAGGCCATCACTCA CAAGTGTGGTCAGAGGCCTCCCAGCAATCCCCTGGACGTGGTGTCGTCCAGTAACATCATGCTCATCAACCTTGTCACCGACAGTGCTGTCCAGAGGCCCGGCTTCAGTGCAGAGTACTCAATCATCCCCCTAACAACAT CCAAAAGTTGTGGAGGAGTCCTGAATGATGCTCAGGGGAACTTTAGCTCTCCCCATTACCCCAGCTTCTATCCCCCAGCCCTGGACTGCAAGTGGACCATTGAG gTCCCTGCAGGGAAGCAGGTACGTGTCAAGTTCACCATGTTCCGTATGAAGGAGCCGAGAGTGGACGTCAGGGTGTGTCATAAAGACTACATAGAGGTCATGGGCACCAA ATACTGTGGGGAGTTGTCTTCTCTGGCCCTTACCAGTACCACCAGCTCTCTGGTTGTGATGTTCCACTCTGACGAGTCCTTCACAGACAAAGGCTTCCAGGCTCAGTACAACGCATACGATCCTTCCAACC CTTGCCCCAACCAGTTTGCCTGTGGCTCTGGGTTCTGTATCAAGAAGGAGCTGCATTGTGATGGCTGGAACGACTGTGGGGACATGAGTGATGAAATGAACTGCA AATGTGAAAAGGACCAGTTTGCCTGTGACAACGGGATGTGCAAGCCCAAGTACTGGGTGTGTGACCGTGTCGACGACTGCGGTGACGAGAGTGATGAGAAGCACTGCA GCTGTGCTAAGAATGAGTGGAGGTGTGGTGACGGGACCTGTTTGCCTCAGGATGTGGTGTGTGACACTAAGACGGACTGTGTGGACGGGAGTGACGAGGCTTCCTGTACCGTCT ctCCTGGCACCTGCTCTGACTTCAGCTTTAAGTGTAAGAACGAGGCGTGTGTGAACAAGGTGAACGCTGAATGTGACCGGGTCAAAGACTGCACAGACGAATCAGATGAGGAGGGCTGCG ACTGTGGCGTCCGGCCATATAAGCTTAACCGTATTGTGGGCGGGGAGAATGCGCAGCTGGGGGAGTGGCCCTGGCAGGTGAGCCTGCACTTCCAGACCCGTGGGCATGTGTGTGGCGCGTCAATCATCTCCAACCGCTGGCTCCTGTCTGCCGCCCACTGCTTCAAGACCATCAGCCCTGA aAACCACGTGGCCGCCAACTGGCAGACGTACAGTGGCATGCAGGACCAGTATAAGCAGGATAATGTTCAGAGAAGCTCGGTGAAGACCATTATCACCCACAATGACTACAACCAGATGACCTATGACTACGACATCGCCCTGCTGGAGCTGAGCCAGCCGCTGGAGTTCACCAACACCATCCACCCCATCTGCCTACCCGCACGCTCCCACCTCTTCCCTGCTGGCATGTCCTGTTGGGTTACAGGCTGGGGCACGCTCCGCGAAGGAG GTGCCATAGCACGGCTGCTGCAGAAGGCGGAGGTGAAGATCATTAACGACACGGTGTGTAACGTGGTCACCGAGGGTCAGGTCACATCCAGGATGCTCTGCTCCGGCTTCCTGTCCGGAGGAGTCGACGCCTGTCAG GGAGACTCGGGGGGTCCCCTGGTGTGCTTCGAAGAAAGTGGAATGTGGTTCCAGGCAGGCATCGTGAGCTGGGGTGAGGGCTGCGCTCGTCGGAACAAGCCCGGCGTCTACTCGCGCGTCACCAAGCTGAGAGATTGGATCCGCAAGAACACGGGGGTTTGA
- the LOC110510471 gene encoding suppressor of tumorigenicity 14 protein homolog isoform X1 gives MNSARFEYEGQNGRHEQVTFLDNKEKMASKKKTGVIVGVLITLLVLAAVTGILIWFFVSRESAATISMKRVPAQRLYSGHMKLDNVPYNQNLEDPTSTEFNKLADDLEEILKINYKQVEFLSKYYTTSVVTAFSEGVLAYYWTQFDIPAADLEILPEFSEERVLEVLWNGIREQGKRSGQSLHISQVTASRTDPRMARNPRADFECFFRLEAGTLVQSFQSPGFPDQYPAQSRCQWQIRAPEQNAISVRFVYFHIEDDCSDDFVSIYDSLSPDESQAITHKCGQRPPSNPLDVVSSSNIMLINLVTDSAVQRPGFSAEYSIIPLTTSKSCGGVLNDAQGNFSSPHYPSFYPPALDCKWTIEVPAGKQVRVKFTMFRMKEPRVDVRVCHKDYIEVMGTKYCGELSSLALTSTTSSLVVMFHSDESFTDKGFQAQYNAYDPSNPCPNQFACGSGFCIKKELHCDGWNDCGDMSDEMNCKCEKDQFACDNGMCKPKYWVCDRVDDCGDESDEKHCSCAKNEWRCGDGTCLPQDVVCDTKTDCVDGSDEASCTVSPGTCSDFSFKCKNEACVNKVNAECDRVKDCTDESDEEGCDCGVRPYKLNRIVGGENAQLGEWPWQVSLHFQTRGHVCGASIISNRWLLSAAHCFKTISPENHVAANWQTYSGMQDQYKQDNVQRSSVKTIITHNDYNQMTYDYDIALLELSQPLEFTNTIHPICLPARSHLFPAGMSCWVTGWGTLREGGAIARLLQKAEVKIINDTVCNVVTEGQVTSRMLCSGFLSGGVDACQGDSGGPLVCFEESGMWFQAGIVSWGEGCARRNKPGVYSRVTKLRDWIRKNTGV, from the exons GGGCAGAACGGGCGGCATGAGCAGGTCACCTTCTTGGATAACAAAGAGAAGATGGCATCGAAGAAGAAGACTGGAGTGATAGTGGGAGTCCTCATCACTCTGCTTGTCTTGGCAGCCGTGACAGGAATCCTCATCTGGTTCTTTGTTA GCAGGGAGTCTGCGGCCACCATAAGTATGAAGCGTGTCCCAGCTCAGCGGCTGTATAGCGGGCACATGAAGCTGGACAATGTGCCCTACAACCAGAATCTGGAGGACCCCACCAGCACAGAATTCAACAAGCTGGCAGACGACCTGGAAGAGATT CTTAAGATCAACTACAAACAAGTTGAGTTCCTCTCCAAGTACTACACCACATCTGTGGTGACTGCCTTCAG tgaggGGGTGCTGGCCTACTACTGGACCCAGTTTGACATCCCGGCAGCGGACCTGGAGATACTGCCAGAGTTCTCTGAGGAGCGGGTCCTGGAGGTGCTGTGGAACGGCATCAGGGAGCAGGGCAAACGCTCCGGCCAGAGCCTCCACATCAGCCAAGTCACTGCCTCAC gCACAGACCCCAGGATGGCCAGGAACCCCAGAGCCG ATTTCGAGTGTTTCTTCCGGTTGGAGGCTGGCACTTTAGTTCAGAGCTTCCAGTCTCCAGGCTTTCCAGATCAGTACCCGGCCCAGTCCCGCTGCCAGTGGCAGatcagagccccggaacagaacGCCATCTCAGTCCGCTTCGTCTACTTCCACATAGAGGACGACTGCTCTGATGATTTTGTGTCCATCTACGACTCCCTCAGCCCGGATGAGTCCCAGGCCATCACTCA CAAGTGTGGTCAGAGGCCTCCCAGCAATCCCCTGGACGTGGTGTCGTCCAGTAACATCATGCTCATCAACCTTGTCACCGACAGTGCTGTCCAGAGGCCCGGCTTCAGTGCAGAGTACTCAATCATCCCCCTAACAACAT CCAAAAGTTGTGGAGGAGTCCTGAATGATGCTCAGGGGAACTTTAGCTCTCCCCATTACCCCAGCTTCTATCCCCCAGCCCTGGACTGCAAGTGGACCATTGAG gTCCCTGCAGGGAAGCAGGTACGTGTCAAGTTCACCATGTTCCGTATGAAGGAGCCGAGAGTGGACGTCAGGGTGTGTCATAAAGACTACATAGAGGTCATGGGCACCAA ATACTGTGGGGAGTTGTCTTCTCTGGCCCTTACCAGTACCACCAGCTCTCTGGTTGTGATGTTCCACTCTGACGAGTCCTTCACAGACAAAGGCTTCCAGGCTCAGTACAACGCATACGATCCTTCCAACC CTTGCCCCAACCAGTTTGCCTGTGGCTCTGGGTTCTGTATCAAGAAGGAGCTGCATTGTGATGGCTGGAACGACTGTGGGGACATGAGTGATGAAATGAACTGCA AATGTGAAAAGGACCAGTTTGCCTGTGACAACGGGATGTGCAAGCCCAAGTACTGGGTGTGTGACCGTGTCGACGACTGCGGTGACGAGAGTGATGAGAAGCACTGCA GCTGTGCTAAGAATGAGTGGAGGTGTGGTGACGGGACCTGTTTGCCTCAGGATGTGGTGTGTGACACTAAGACGGACTGTGTGGACGGGAGTGACGAGGCTTCCTGTACCGTCT ctCCTGGCACCTGCTCTGACTTCAGCTTTAAGTGTAAGAACGAGGCGTGTGTGAACAAGGTGAACGCTGAATGTGACCGGGTCAAAGACTGCACAGACGAATCAGATGAGGAGGGCTGCG ACTGTGGCGTCCGGCCATATAAGCTTAACCGTATTGTGGGCGGGGAGAATGCGCAGCTGGGGGAGTGGCCCTGGCAGGTGAGCCTGCACTTCCAGACCCGTGGGCATGTGTGTGGCGCGTCAATCATCTCCAACCGCTGGCTCCTGTCTGCCGCCCACTGCTTCAAGACCATCAGCCCTGA aAACCACGTGGCCGCCAACTGGCAGACGTACAGTGGCATGCAGGACCAGTATAAGCAGGATAATGTTCAGAGAAGCTCGGTGAAGACCATTATCACCCACAATGACTACAACCAGATGACCTATGACTACGACATCGCCCTGCTGGAGCTGAGCCAGCCGCTGGAGTTCACCAACACCATCCACCCCATCTGCCTACCCGCACGCTCCCACCTCTTCCCTGCTGGCATGTCCTGTTGGGTTACAGGCTGGGGCACGCTCCGCGAAGGAG GTGCCATAGCACGGCTGCTGCAGAAGGCGGAGGTGAAGATCATTAACGACACGGTGTGTAACGTGGTCACCGAGGGTCAGGTCACATCCAGGATGCTCTGCTCCGGCTTCCTGTCCGGAGGAGTCGACGCCTGTCAG GGAGACTCGGGGGGTCCCCTGGTGTGCTTCGAAGAAAGTGGAATGTGGTTCCAGGCAGGCATCGTGAGCTGGGGTGAGGGCTGCGCTCGTCGGAACAAGCCCGGCGTCTACTCGCGCGTCACCAAGCTGAGAGATTGGATCCGCAAGAACACGGGGGTTTGA